A stretch of DNA from Mycobacterium senriense:
CGGACAGCATCGGCGTCGGCGCGGGCCACAATTTTGTCGACCTGCGCGCCCAGCCGGCCCTGGGTCATCGACGGCCAGCGCACCACATTGACCGCCGCCTGCTCATCAACCCTCGCGAGCACGTCGGGATCGGTGATCAAATCGGTTCGGAACACGATGGTTTGAAACATCCGGTAGTCGATATCCCCGGCCTTGAAGACCTCACCCACCTTCGGCAGACGTTCCCGCATGGCCCGGGCATACCGCAGTCGGCTGGCGGCCAACCCCTGACCGATCCGCAACTGCGCGGCCACTTCCGCGCTCACCGCCGCCTCGGTGTCGACCGCCCACTCCTCACATTCCGAACAGCGCGAAAGCCGGTAAGAAAACAACTCCCCGATCGCAGCCAACTGCTTGGCCGCCGCCCGGTTCTCGACGCGCGAGAACGCACCGATCCGCTCCAACAGCACGGCCGACTCCGAAGTCGCCGACGGATGGTGCCGCTCGAACAGCTCGTCGAACCGGGCGACCACGTCTTCGAACATACGTTCGATCATGCCATTGGGGTCCGACAAGTACGGTCAGTCGCCCTGCCGGATCCAAGCCACGATGTACAAGCTCATGGCCGCCACCAGCGCGATGAGCACCCACTGCACGATCGCCTGATCGATCCACGAACCGGGCGGCGGCGCCCCGGGCAGGATGTTGCGCAGCGGGACGATCGCGAACAGGTTTGCGGCGTACCAGGTGGCGAACGGCGGCAGGAATTTCCTTCTGCCCATCGCCATCGGGATGGCGACCAGCAGGGCCAGGGTGGGCAGGCTGATCAGCACCAGGCAGATCCCGAGGTCGAAAATCAGCGGTCCCTTGGCGCGCTTCAGCGTGATCACCACGTTGCCGTTGTCGGTCGCGCGGGAGGTGGGCAGCGCGCTCGGGTCATGCACCCGGTTGACGCTGATCTCCCAGCCGTCCAGCGCGCCGGTCACCTCGACGCGGGCGGGCACCTTCTTGCGGTTGTCACCTGTCCCGACGAACGCGTCGGCAGCGATCGGCTCGGTCCGGTAGGAGTCAAA
This window harbors:
- a CDS encoding DUF4436 domain-containing protein → MTTEAPTPVAPAPAPAAKKKREAPRIAIGVCILAAVITVYVLSLFGVHFLQRSEGPLPPLDLSQGGGDATIVQLRLEELKPVANRLSVEVLAYPGVAQYDNRFDVLANDVAVRLYPTSDLGDLQYPKGKAPAQLSTTIEAHGDPGNWPFDSYRTEPIAADAFVGTGDNRKKVPARVEVTGALDGWEISVNRVHDPSALPTSRATDNGNVVITLKRAKGPLIFDLGICLVLISLPTLALLVAIPMAMGRRKFLPPFATWYAANLFAIVPLRNILPGAPPPGSWIDQAIVQWVLIALVAAMSLYIVAWIRQGD